In Candidatus Goldiibacteriota bacterium, the genomic window TTTTCCAATAACCTTTGTGCTTTTTGGGAAATCGCAGGACAAAGGGTATATGTTTACCAAAATTGTGGGTATTTTTCTTATATCATACTTCTCATGGCTGCTGGGCTTCTTAAGTTTTTCCACCGGCACCATACTTGGGGTAATAGCCGTAATGACAGGGGTTTCTGTCTGGCTTTTTCTTCAGAATAAAAAAGAAATGCTTCAGTTCTTTTCTGAAAAAGTCGGGGTGGTATTAATTGCGGAACTGTTTTATTTCCTTATTTTCCTTGTTTACGCCATGTTCAGGATGAACCAGCCGGATATCGTGGGAACGGAAAAATTTATGGACTTTGCTTTCATGAATTCCATAGTTAAAGCGGATAAAATGCCGCCTTTTGACCCGTGGATGTACGGCGTTGACGCGGCGGGCAAGGCGCTTCATATAAGCTACTATTATTTTGGATATCTTATGATGGCCATAATGTTTAAACTTACAGCCATACCAAACGGAATGGCGTACAACATAGCCCTTACATATATAGTGGCGCTGTCCGCCCTTGGAACCGTTGGGCTGCTTTACAATCTTACCAAGAATTATCTTATAGGTTTTCTTGCCGCTGCATTTTTATTATTAATAAGCAATATTGACGGGTTTATTCAGGTTGTTTCCAATGGCTGGTCCACGGATAACTTTAACTGGTGGCACACATCCAGGATAATTGACAGGCCCAATTACGATATTACCATAAATGAATTCCCGTTCTTCTCGTTCCTTCTGGGCGACCTTCACCCGCACCAGATGGCAATACCATTTGTATTGCTTGCTCTTAATATCGGGCTTCTTTTTGCCAAGTGGGAAGAAAAGGATATATTCGGAAAAGAGCCGCGCAAGCTTCTGTTTCTGGGATTCACAGGGCTGCTTTTAGGCGGGCTTTGGTTCTTAAACAGCTGGGATTTCCCCACATACCTTTTTGTCATAATGCTGTGCATTGCAGCCAACAGGTATTCTGACCGCGATAAAGTAAAAGACTGGTGGGTTGACGCGGCAACAGGTTTCGGCGTTATATTTTTAATTTCAATAATCGCGTATCTGCCCTTTACGCTTCTTTTTGGTTCGCAGGCAAAGGGCGTGGGTTTTGTAAAAGCAAACACAAGCGTTGCGGATTACCTTACAATTTTTGGGATTATGCTTTTCCCAATTATATCTTTTCTGTTGTTCAGGACATTTAACTGGGTTTTTGCCATTAAGGGAGAGAAATCCAAGAAGAGAAAAGAGTACTGCCCCCGCTGCGGAACTGAAATAAGGGAAGGCAAAGTAATATGCGGGCAGTGCGGTTACCAGATAACGGGCGTGGAACTTAAACTTGGCGGGGAAGAGCTTCCCGTAAAAAAAGGCAATCAGGCAGTAATGTCGTTCTTTAAACTTTTTACCGCTCCCGAAACTGTTAAAGATAAAAAAGTATTTATCGGAATTGGAATTGCAATAGGTGTTGCGCTGCTGCTTATAGCGGTTAAGACCATTTTTGACCTTAACGCAAAATGCCCGGAATGCAAAGGGTTTACCCCCGGAATTTTCGCGGGTATAATGTTTCTGCTGTTTGCCTATACGTTTGTGCTGGGGCTTACAAAGGTGGAACAGAAAGAAAATCAGTTTGTTATAATCCTTATCTTTACCGCGTTTTTCGCCGCTCTTGGCTGCGAACTTTTCCACGTTATTGACACTTTCTCCCGCGAAGGGCAGCATGCGCCTCTGGAACGTATGAACACAGTCTTTAAATTCTATTACCAGACATGGATAATGTATTCCATAGCGGCCGCGTACAGTTTCTTCTGGGTTAAGCATTTCTATTTAAGGCACAAACATGCCGCCATACGCTGGTCGTGGTATTCGGTATTTATTCTTCTTATCGCGGCCGGAATGTTCTATCCGTTTGCGGCGTCAAGCGTAAAGACCGCTGGTTTTTCAAGGCCTATGGAACTTGACGGAAGCGCGTTCTTAAAAGAAAGGTTTTATGAAGGCAGGATGCCGGCATTGGGCGATTATGAGGCCATTCAGTGGCTGAAAAAGGAAGTTAAAGGAAAACCCGTAATCCTTGAAGCGTGGGGCGGGGAATACACTGAATACGCCAGAATAACATCTTTTACGGGATTACCCACAGTGCTTGGCTGGCCGGGGCATGAACTGCAGTGGCGCGGCAATTACGACGAAGCCGGGCGCAGGCAGGGTATTGTCAGCAGAATATACGAAACAGCGGATGCCAACGAAGCGCAGCAGCTTTTAAACCAGTTTAACGTGGAATACGTATACGTGGGCGTGCTGGAACGCGATAAGTTCGGCGCCGCCGGAAATCTGGATAAGTTTAAAGAGTTTATGGATGTGGCTTATTTTAATAAAAATGACACTATAATATACAAGAAAAGGTAAGGAGGAAAAATGGCAGATACAATGAAATGCGCGAAGTGCGGATCTGAAAATCCCAAAGACAACAAGTTCTGTGACAGCTGCGGCGCCAAACTGATGGTGCCTGGCGATCCGGCAAAAAAAGAAGCAAAGGCGGACGGCAAAAAGGCGGCGGCAAAAACAGCAAAATCTTCAGACATGGCAATAACAACGCAGGACCTTATTCAGACACCCGGCAATTTTTCAATTAACTGGGAAGCGGTTATCTGGCTGTTAATAATCATAGCCGCGTTTGTTTCAAGGTTCGCGGTGCTTGGCGATAAGCCCATGCACCACGATGAATCCATGCACGCGTTTTACGGCTGGAAACTTTTTATGGGCAACGGGTATTCTTACAACCCGATGCTTCACGGGCCGTTTCTTTTTCATGCTAACGCTTTTGTTTACTTTCTGTTCGGAGCCACTGATTATACCGCAAGGATAATGCCTGCTTTTTACGGTATGCTTTGCATCTGGCTTCTGTGGTATTTAAAACCCCAGCTTGGAAAAACAGGCGCTATGGTCACGGCTTTTATTATGGCAATATCGCCTTCGTTTATGTATCAGTCCCGCTATATCAGAAACGATATTTACATAGCGGGAGACACGCTTTTGATAGTTGTAGGGCTGTTTAAATACTTTGAAAATAAAAAGCCCGGTTGGCTGTTTCTGGCGGCAACAGGCCTTGCGCTTTCGTGGGCGACAAAAGAAGTAACCTATATAACCCTGTTTATCTTTGGAACGTTCTTTTTTGTAAGATGGATGTGGGAAAATTCGCTTAAAGAATCAGATCCTGATAAATATGAAGAAGAAGGCGGAATGCACCGCACGGTGGAATACTGGCTTACAAAACCGGGGTCAAAAGTGTTTCTTACCGCGCTGGGTATTTTTGTGGCGATACACGCGCTTTTGTTTTTTAATAAAGAACCTAATCACAGTTTCTTTGTAAACGCGAAGGGGATAATTGACGGTTATATCGCGGCTTTAACGTACTGGCTTGGCCAGCACGGTGTGGCGCGCGGCAGCCAGCCGTGGTATTTTTACCTGCTTTTGACGCCGTTCTATGAACTGCCTTCGGTATTCTTCGGGCTTATAGCGACGGTTTATTACGTTATAAAAAAAGAAAAAAGGACTTTATTTAATATTTTCTGTATCTACTGGTGGATAATGGCGATGATAATTTATTCATGGGCGGGCGAAAAAATGCCGTGGCTTGTGCTTCATCCGCTGCTTCCGCTTATGCTGATAGCCGGAAAAATGATAGCCGATATAATTGAAAGTAAAGAACAGACCTGGAAACGCGCCGCCGGCCTTGTGATGTTTGCGCTGTTATCGCTTGGTTCAATACACGGCGCGATTAACGTATGTTTTTACGAAGAAGGCGCGTCGCCCAAAGAGTCGCTTGTTTACGTGCAGTCATCCGTGGATTCCACAAAAATAGTCCGTAACCTTGATAATTTTGCCAACAGGATGAAAGCGTTAAAGTGGGACAGCCAGGAATTCCGCAGGTACAGCCCGTATGACCTGGAAATGGTAATTGAAGATTATTGTTCCTGGCCGTTCGCGTGGTATTTAAGGGATTATAAAAAGATAGCGTATCCGCCTAAAATGATACCGGATTCTGATGTCGGCAAAGCCATCATCTTCTCCGGTATTGAAGAGGCAAACGTGGGCCATGACGCCGCGGTAAAGGCAAAACTTGAAAATGATTACGTGGCTTTCAGGTATAAGTTAAGGGAATGGTGGGCGCCTGATGAAAAGAAATGGTGGAGCGCGCCGCTTTTCAGCGCGCCAAACAAGCCCGGCAAGATAGAAATGATGTGGAAGCGTTTTATGTACCGCGATGTTTGGAATGAACTTGGTTCTTATGACATGGTGGTTTACGTAAGAAAAGACCTTGAAAAATACTGGCTGGAGGGCGGAGACAGATGATTAACCTGGCAAATATGTCAAAGCAGGAAAAAATAATTATAGGTACGCTTTTTGGCATTCTTCTTATTGTTATTCTTGTTATGTTCAATCCGGACAATGTAAGCAAAGAAAGAAAACCCGTACAGCAGGCGCAGTCTTCAGAGGCGAAAAAAGGTTCGTTTAACAGCGCGCGTGACCTTGATGTGGATGCGGAAGGAAACATATACGTGGTGGATTCCCGCAATCACAGGATACAGAAGTTCAACAAAGAAAATGCTTTTGTTTCCATGTGGGGAAAAGAAGGCGAGGATAAGGGCAAATTTAAGGAACCCTGCGGCATAGACATGGGGCCGGACGGCAATATATACGTTACGGACACATGGAACAGCAGGATACAGGTATTCAACAAAAGCGGAAAATACATCAGAGATTTTGGCAAGGATAAAGGCATGTGGGGCCCGCGCGACGCGGCTGTTGATAAAAATGGTTATGTTTACGTGTGCGACACAGGCAACGGCAAAATAGAGAAATTTGACCCGCAGGGAAAATCTGTGGCCACAATCGGCACAAAGGGCGCGGGCAAATTACAGTTCAACGAACCTTTTGGAATTAAGGAAGGGCCGGACGGAAAACTTTACATACTTGACCGCAAGAATTACAGGGTGCAGATTATCACGGCAAACGGGCAGTATGTAAATGAATTTAAAGTGGACGGCTGGGCAGACGGGCAGATTGTTAACGGCTGTCTTATGGAACCGTACCTTTCAATGGATAAACAGCGTGGTTATATTTACATCACCGATTCCACAAACAAAAGGGTGCTGCGTTATTCCCTTGACGGAAAGAAAAAGAAGATTATTGATAAAAATGAAAACGGGGCGCCGTTATTTGGTTGCCCGCTTTCTGTGGCGTACGCCGGCGGCGGAAAA contains:
- a CDS encoding TIGR03663 family protein → MADTMKCAKCGSENPKDNKFCDSCGAKLMVPGDPAKKEAKADGKKAAAKTAKSSDMAITTQDLIQTPGNFSINWEAVIWLLIIIAAFVSRFAVLGDKPMHHDESMHAFYGWKLFMGNGYSYNPMLHGPFLFHANAFVYFLFGATDYTARIMPAFYGMLCIWLLWYLKPQLGKTGAMVTAFIMAISPSFMYQSRYIRNDIYIAGDTLLIVVGLFKYFENKKPGWLFLAATGLALSWATKEVTYITLFIFGTFFFVRWMWENSLKESDPDKYEEEGGMHRTVEYWLTKPGSKVFLTALGIFVAIHALLFFNKEPNHSFFVNAKGIIDGYIAALTYWLGQHGVARGSQPWYFYLLLTPFYELPSVFFGLIATVYYVIKKEKRTLFNIFCIYWWIMAMIIYSWAGEKMPWLVLHPLLPLMLIAGKMIADIIESKEQTWKRAAGLVMFALLSLGSIHGAINVCFYEEGASPKESLVYVQSSVDSTKIVRNLDNFANRMKALKWDSQEFRRYSPYDLEMVIEDYCSWPFAWYLRDYKKIAYPPKMIPDSDVGKAIIFSGIEEANVGHDAAVKAKLENDYVAFRYKLREWWAPDEKKWWSAPLFSAPNKPGKIEMMWKRFMYRDVWNELGSYDMVVYVRKDLEKYWLEGGDR
- a CDS encoding NHL repeat-containing protein translates to MINLANMSKQEKIIIGTLFGILLIVILVMFNPDNVSKERKPVQQAQSSEAKKGSFNSARDLDVDAEGNIYVVDSRNHRIQKFNKENAFVSMWGKEGEDKGKFKEPCGIDMGPDGNIYVTDTWNSRIQVFNKSGKYIRDFGKDKGMWGPRDAAVDKNGYVYVCDTGNGKIEKFDPQGKSVATIGTKGAGKLQFNEPFGIKEGPDGKLYILDRKNYRVQIITANGQYVNEFKVDGWADGQIVNGCLMEPYLSMDKQRGYIYITDSTNKRVLRYSLDGKKKKIIDKNENGAPLFGCPLSVAYAGGGKIVVSDSGLNKLISYIDKD